The Methanohalophilus portucalensis genome window below encodes:
- a CDS encoding transglutaminase-like domain-containing protein: MDETSSMVIGNSSDPNEMAISIMSWESSHFYNPYSNFDKDSKLQKFGLYNYSGSIEESKLFWRDAPVPWIIHFGTANCEEYSRVFVELMRHNGADARFIHSLAGDHCWAEYKNENGNWIVVDPSCNRVIGTARFEFAKHWNRDLCYIEVIDENSNWIDVSDQYINRSDVYVEIHENGKPVDKYDLYVYNHYLKDTKGGKYDKPIIAIRKQSFNKSGISTFKLGTGNYTFTLMNPHFPFFKYQLPVNITENKPKHLVYNLDEEQRIYFYDEFWIMRFISCFSIN, encoded by the coding sequence ATGGATGAAACATCTTCAATGGTTATTGGTAATTCTAGTGACCCAAATGAGATGGCTATATCAATAATGTCATGGGAATCAAGTCATTTTTATAATCCATATAGTAATTTTGATAAAGATAGTAAGTTGCAGAAATTTGGTTTATATAATTATTCTGGAAGTATCGAGGAGAGTAAATTATTTTGGCGAGATGCTCCTGTCCCATGGATAATTCATTTCGGTACTGCTAATTGTGAAGAGTATTCAAGGGTTTTTGTCGAATTAATGAGGCATAATGGAGCAGATGCCAGATTTATTCATAGTCTTGCAGGTGATCATTGTTGGGCAGAATACAAAAATGAAAATGGAAATTGGATTGTTGTTGATCCGTCATGTAATCGTGTAATTGGAACTGCTAGGTTTGAGTTTGCAAAACACTGGAACAGAGACCTATGTTACATAGAAGTCATCGATGAAAATAGCAACTGGATAGATGTATCAGACCAATATATCAATCGTTCAGATGTTTATGTAGAAATTCATGAAAATGGTAAACCCGTTGATAAATACGATCTCTACGTTTACAATCACTATTTGAAGGACACAAAAGGTGGAAAATATGACAAACCGATAATTGCAATCAGAAAGCAATCTTTCAATAAGTCAGGGATTTCTACTTTTAAGCTGGGTACAGGGAACTATACCTTTACATTGATGAATCCACATTTTCCGTTTTTCAAGTATCAATTACCCGTTAACATTACTGAAAACAAACCAAAACACCTCGTTTATAATTTGGATGAAGAACAACGCATTTATTTTTATGATGAATTTTGGATTATGCGGTTTATTTCATGTTTTAGTATAAACTAA